Part of the Sodalinema gerasimenkoae IPPAS B-353 genome is shown below.
TAGCAAGTCCCCTATTCCAACGGCAAATTTTCGAGGATCGCCTTGAGGTTAACCCAGGGGAAGTCGTTGAATTTAAAACTTGGCAACTCCAACCCCAATCCATTGGGGCAATGCGCGTTGATGTGAATGCCTCGTTCACGAATAATCGCTGGGCCACCTATGAACTTCGGGTATTAGATGACGAGGGAAATTTGATGGTCTCGGCCCTCAAACAAGCCTGGATTGAATCGGGAACTTGGCGAGAAGGACGAGAATCAGGAACTTGGCGGGAAAGTGATGTAGAGGCACTGGATTGAATCGGGAACTTGGCGAGAAGGACGAGAATCAGGAACTTGGCGGGAAAGTGATGTAGAGGCAGCCTTAGATGTACGAGCCGGGCAGGAGCCAGAAACGATTACTCTCGCCATCAATATTCTTGACTATACAAGCCTTAGATGTACGAGCCGGGCAGGAGCCAGAAACGATTACTCTTGCCATCAATATTCTTGACTATACAGACACTTCAGGTCAACCGGTTGAGGATGAGTCAGTTCGCTTCATGATCCGCGTCTGGGATGGGGTAATTGATACTCGCTATCTCTTGCCTGGGGTTATTGGCACAGGGGGCTTAGCCTGTTTATGTTTTCTCTCAGCGGAGCATTCCAATCAACGCGCCATTCGTAATATGATTTACGATAGCGATATTGGGGGTCGTGCGATTATTGGCGGTGATAATAATTTGGTCTGCTGTACGTTAAAGATTGTGGCTGATGAAACCTCTCCTCGCTTTTTGAATGTTAATCTCTGGCTCAGCGATGGCTATGGGGAAAACTTATATCATCAAGTGACCCCGGTTCACCTTAAATTTCATAAGGATGCGGATGGAGAGCTATACAAAACGACGGGTATATTTAAGCAGTATTTTCTATTAAAAAAACGAGGGTCTTACGGGGTGTATATAGAAGTGACCCCGGATGAACCAGTTGATATAACGATATTAACTATCCGGGAGAAGATGCGAACCTTAGGTGGGGTTTCGGTGGTTGAAATTGCCCGAGATTAACCGAGATGTTTTGATGATAACGATGATTGACTTTGGGAGGGTAAACCATGTTAACCAAAATCTTGGCAATTTTAGCAGTTCTTATCGCTCTCTTTACGGTTGGGGCGGCCTATAGTTCTCGCTCCTCTGTGACGTTGCGTCAAGAGCAGCAACAGCAAAGTTATTGGCCCCATCAGGGAACCTACCTTAATGGGTTTTATCAATCGGGAACTTGGCATTACTCAGGGAATCGTGCCAGTTATGGAGGGGGCTTTTTTGGGGGAGGGACTGGGTTCGGGAAATAGTGAAACTATGACCTGCATGGTTAGGATTATTGTTTACTCGTCTTAAGAGGATTTATATGGAATCGAATCGCCCTGATTCTCCGAATTTAATTGCCGATGACATCACTCGTTTTCAGGAAGATTCTGACTCTCAACCCTGGGTTCCCTTAGGCCGATCGCAACGGAATCTTTTGTTAGGGGCAACGGCAATTTGTTCGGCTTGTGGTTTGGCGGTGGAACTGCTTTTAGGGACGTTAGCCAGTTATTTGGTGGGCAATCAGGCCCTGGCCTATGGGGTGGCGGTGGGCGGATTTTTGGCGGCGATGGGGATTGGTTCTTACTTGAGTCGCTTTTTGGTGACGCAGGGCGATCGCAGCCAACAGCAAGAACAGCTACTGCGGCGTTTCATGCAAGTGGAATTGGCGATCGCCCCCTTAAGTGCCTTTTTACCCCTAGGCTTATTTGCTATTTTTGTCGTCGATGGCCCCTTATGGATTGGCTTAAGTCTCGTCACCCTAATTTTGGGAACCTTAGCCGGAATTGAAATTCCCCTGCTGACTCGTATTTTTGAACAAGATGACGGGGTAAAAGATGCGATCGCGGGAGTTTTAGCCCTCGATTATGCGGGGGCCCTAGTGGGATCTCTGGCCTTTCCGGTGATTCTGCTTCCCTGGTTGGGATTATTTCCCTCAGCGGCGATTATTGGGGCCTTCCCCGCCGTAATGGTGGTGATTTTGGCGCAAAACTTCCCCAGTCTGCGATCGTGGCGGCTGTGGGGAGTTGTGATTAGCCTGATTTTAATTGGCTTTGCTCCCTTGGCGATTCCCTTGAGTAATACCCTGGAAGATAATCTCTATGATGCGCCCATTATTGCCCGAGTGCGATCGCCCTATCAACGGATTGTTCTGACTCGTTGGCGACAGGATGTGCGTCTCTTCCTCGACGGCGACTTACAACTGTCGACAATTGACGAATATCGCTATCACGAAGCCTTAGTGCATCCCGCCATGAGTGCAACCCCAGATCCGAAACGGGTGTTACTGCTGGGGGCTGGGGATGGAATGGCGGCCCGAGAAGTGTTGAAATGGCCGCAAGTTGAGCGTTTGTTACTGATTGATCTCGATCCCGAAGTGGTGAATCTTTCCCGCCGTCATCCCTTTCTCAAACGAGTGAATCAGGGGGCCCTAGAGAATCCTCGCCTTGAAGTTCGTATTGCCGATGCGTTTTTGGCGGCCCCGGCCTTAGATGAGCAGTTTGACGTTATTATCGCCGATTTTCCCGACCTGGATCGACCGATTTTAGCCAAACCCGCAAGAATCCTCCGCTTCAAATCTCTGATTGAAGCGTGAGATGAATTGCGGCAGTAACGTATGGTAGAGTGTTTATGGTGGATCTAATTTGCCCTGATGCTTAAAGTCGTCAAAATCAGACTCTACCCAAATAATCAGCAGAAGCCATCGCTGGAGCAATCCTTCGGCAATTGCAGATGGCTGTGGAACTATAGTCTGAACTTGATGAATCAAACCTACCAGGAGACTGGGAAGGGACTATCTAGTTACGACATTAAGAAAAAGATTCCCAGACTCAAACAAGAGCATGAGTGGTTGAAGCTGGCCTATTCACAATGCCTTCAACAAATTTGTATTAACCTGGGAACCGCTTTTAATAACTTCTTCGAGAAACGGGCTAGGTATCCGCGATTCAAGTCTAAACACGGTAAACAATCCATCCAATATCCTCAAAATGTCAAGGTGCTGGAGAACGCCTTGAAGCTACCGAAAATTGGGGAAGTTAAAGCGGTTGTTCATCGACCAATAGAGGGTGAGGTAAAAACCGTCACCGTTACCAAAAATCGCTGTGACCAGTATTTTGCTTCGATTCTCTTTGAAGATGGAAAACCCAATCCAGACTCATCCACCGAGGGAAAAGCCGTCGGCGTAGACCTTGGATTAAATCATTTTGCTGTAACGTCCGATGGGTCTAAATTTGATAACCCAAGATGGATGGCTAAACATGAGCGTAACCTGAAACGTAAGCAGCAAGACTTATCGAGAAAACAGAAAGGCTCTAACAACCGCAATAAAGCGCGAAAGAAAGTCGCTAGGGTGCATAACAAGGTAGCACGTTGTCGGGAGGATTTTCTGCACAAGCTATCGCGTAGGATAGTTGACGAAAACCAAGTCATCTGTGTGGAAAACCTCAACGTCAAAGGCATGGTCAAGAACCCCAACCTGGCTAAGGCAATCAGCCAAGTCGGTTGGGGAATGTTTTTGACCATGCTAAAGTACAAAGCCGAGCAGGAAGGGAAGATCTATATTGAAGTTGATAGATTCTTCCCCTCCTCTAAAACCTGCAACGTTTGCTTGAATCAAATCGATAGCCTGCCGCTTGAGATCAGAAACTGGACTTGTTCTAACTGTGGGACGAGTCATGATCGAGATCTCAATGCAGCCATCAACCTCAAAGAAGAGGGACTACGACTCTTGACCTGCGGGACGCGGGGCCAAGCCTATTGTCCAGATGTAAGACCTAACCGTAGAGGACGTAAGAAATCTACGGTTGGGCAATCTGTTGGGTAGGAAGCCGCTATTGTAATCTCCGATTCAATAGCGGTAGTTCACCGAAACTTTATGCAGAAGGCTTTTATCGCCGTCTCTTACCCCGTCTCGCCAGCGATGGAGTATTGGTGACTCAAGCCTCTAGTTCCTTTTTTGCCCCTCGGGTGATGGCCTGTATTGCGGCGACGTTGGAGTCGGTGGGACTTTCGGTGCATCCTTATACGGTTCAAGTTCCCAGTTTTGGCCCCTGGGGGTTTGTCTTAGCCAGTCGTGAGGCGATTCATCCAGAAACCTGGATGTTGCCGGTGCAGACGCGCTTTTTAACGCTGCCTTTGTTAGCGCATTTATTTGATTTACCGGCAGATATTCAGTTTTCGGATGTGGAGGTGAATCGTCTGTCTCGCCCGGCTATTGTTGAGTATCAAACCCATAACCGTTGGGATGGATTTGAGTCTTAGAAGAAATCGCTGTTGTTTGAGGGCTAAATAATGTTGACGTTTGTTTGGATTTTTGTGGTTGTTGTATTAGTTGCATCTGCCATCTTTGTGATTCGTCAACAACAACTAAAGCCGGTTAGCCACTCCCCACAACTTGTGCCATTAGAGCGTAGCATTTTTACTCTGCAAATTGGCGACATTGTCGAATATATGGGAGAGGATTGGGTCGTGCAGGGGATGCTAGTTTATGATGATAAGGGCTATCAGTGGCAGGAATATCTCTTACAGGATGGCGATCGCATCCGTTGGCTAGGAGTGGAAGAAGACGACCAAGTTCAAGTGACTTGGCTGACTCCCACCGACGACTTAGAAATCACGGGGACTCCCCCCAAGCACTTACAGTTTGAGGGGAATCATTACCGCTGTGTCGAATCTGGGGAAGCCACGATGTCCCGTCAGGGAATGACCTTAAATCGCAGCAGCAAACGATGTCACTATTTCGATTATCAAGGACCCGGATATCAGGTGCTGACTATTGAGGATTGGGATGGTGATATTGAAGTCACCGTGGGAACAATTATTCGTCCCTCAGAACTTCTGTTGTTACCCGGAGATGGCCAGCGGGTATATGAGTAGAAGCCCTGATGGAGTGAGTCAAAAGATGTTGAATCCACGGGAGCGTCAGTGTTACAGATTCTGAATTCGCCGTTGTTTCCTGATTAGATTTATGTCATAGTAGTTACAGAATGACTCCCACCGTTTGAGGGTATAATCGGCCATGTCCTGAAGACCCATCAGCTAACCTCTGACCTCAAGCGGACATCCATATCCCCCAGTCGCCAGACTCATCGCTACGGAACCGTTGATGGCGTAACGCCTCCCCTTAACCCAGAGGACTCAACTGAATCATGACTCAAACCGTCACCACCATCTTCACCGAGGTGAAAACCCGAGCTAAGCATCTCGTCCAATCTTGGGGCAAGTTTCGGACTGACATGGAACAATACTTACCCGAGAGCTATCACGAGGAGATTCAGACTCTCTCGGACGGCCTCGACGCGGCGTTACAGAGGCTACTCCACGACCTGAGTCACCCCACCCTCACCCTGGCCACCACCGGAACCACCAGTAGCGGCAAAAGTAGTCTGGTGAATTTCCTCTGCGGTGCCGAAATTATGCCCGTCGCCGTCAGCGAGATGAGTGCAGGCATCGTTACCATTGAACATGGCCCTGAGAGGCTCTTGGTCATCCACCAGACTCCAGACGCTACCTGGGACTGGGGAGAATGGCGAGGTTTGAGCGATTCAGAGTTTCAGACTCGCCTGTATGATGTGATGTTGAAGTTTATTGACACTCGTGAACTTCAACCGGACTTGTCTTCGCCTCAATTTTATATCCGCTATCCCTTTCGCATCGCCTCTGAGCTTCAACTGCCTCTAGGTGCCAAGATTAAACTCATGGATTTGCCCGGCTTAGCCTCGGTGGGGGACGAAGCCAACCGTAAGATTATCCAACAGCAATCGGGGAAAGCCTTATGTTTGGTCACCTACAATAGTGCAGAAACCGATCAGCAAAAAATCAAGACCTTGTTAGAGGAGGTAGTGGCTGAAGTCAAAAAACTCGGTGGCTCTCCAAGTCGAATGCTTTTCATTCTCAATCGAATTGATGTGTTTCGGGATGATAAGACCTGGCCCGAGTCGGAAGCTCGCTTTACAACCGGGACTGTGGATTCTATTAAACAGGGTCTGAAACGTTATTTACCGGAATATCAGCAGCAGATTGATGATATCTGGGTGATAAAACTCAGCACTCTAGCGGCTCTGCTGAGTCTTCAAATTCAAGATCAGGATCGCTCGGTCAGTAATCAGGCTTGTCAAACAGCGGACCAAAAATTCAATAGCTTGATTGGTGATGAAATTCTGTATGATTTACCCCGTAACCCGGGAAAGTGGACGGAGCATGATCGCGATCGCGTGTCCCGGAAATTATGGCATGAATCCCACGGTGGGGAGTTCGACGAAGCCTTGAAAAGACATATTGCTGGAAATTTCCCCCAGCTTGTGCTTGAAGAACTGATGGCTCAGTTTAAGGAAGACGGGGCAAATGCGGTCATTGAGTGGTCACAACAAACCCTCCAGGCGCTCTTGCAGAGTTCTAAGGAGAAATATGAGCAAGAGGTCGAACGTCTTAAACATATTCGTCATGCCCTTGAGAAGTTTCTGGATGAGGGGGCGAAAGAAATCCGACGCCCTTTTGAGGAATTAGAGAGAAAGTTAAAGGAAAGGTTGGGGGACAACCAGACCCCTGGGGGCGAGAGTGATGTTATTGATCCCCTAGAGACGCTTCCCGAGAAACTTGGGTCTATCCCAAGGTATAGCGGTTTAGTTGAGCCCCTCATTCCCCTTAAGGGATGGACTCGTGAACTCAGGCGTGATGTTAACAAAGTTTTGGAGTCCGTTGCAAGTTCTCTGGAAAATCAGTTGGTCAAGCTAGAAGGACCGGTATTTAATTTAGTTAACTATACCCATAAAAAGGCTCTTGAAAAAAATTTAAAAACCCTAAATACTGTTGGTTATGGGGGTTCTTTGGCTCGAAAAGGAGGAATAAAAAAAGCCAAATCAGATTCAGACAAAGAAAACCTACGAGCCATCAATAAATCTCTCAATCAGCTCAGTGTTTCCTTGAGTCGTGTCCTGGAGGATGTGATCAAGCAAACCTACACCCTAGAGTCAGGGCGTGTGTATACTGCCTTATCTTGTCTATTTACACACTATTTAGATGAGATGGAGAACGGGTGTCATAATATTGCACCGGATTATGGAATCAACTTTCCCAAGCATCGCCTCGCTCAAATTGATATCAGTCGCGAAAGTCCCCCAGTCAACCTCAAATCCGGATTTCCCATTACCACCACAGAAGAACAAGAAGCCTACAAAGTTAAGAAAGAGGGACGACTTTGGTGGACATTATGGCTGTGGAAAGCAGTCCGGTATGAAACCCGATATCGGAAGCGTAGGGTTGATAATGGTAAAATCCCTAGTGCTGAAGAGATGTTAAGTGATTGGGACAATCAGGTTGGAATCGCGCACATGGAAATTGTTGAGCGAACAGGTCACTGGCTTCTGGAACAAGTCAACTCTCTGAACGCCAACGTGGCGGAGGTCAATCGCGAGATTCTGGATCGATATAAGTCTAGGTTAGATGAGGCGCACAAAAATGTTCAGGAAAACCAGCAGCAAGACGAAACCAATTTGCAGCTCCTTCAAAAACAAGTTGCAACGCTTAGTCATGAATTATCTTGCTTAAGTTTAAGTGATATAATTGATGCTGAAGATAATTAATGTTGAAATAGGAGAATCACCAAATGCGGCCTCAAAACGACAAATCACGTCAACCCAAACCACCAAGAGACGGCGATAAAAATCATCTTGATAATTTTCAAGAACTTGCTGAATCTCGCATTAAATCAATGTTCAAGGTCGGAGAATCTTTTTTACTAAACTTATTTAACCCAGAATCTTCTCAAAAAAAAGATGATAGATCCAACCAAAAAAATTACCAAAATCCATCTAAAGATAGTGACTATAATTATTCAAGAGACTCAAATCAACCGAGTGGGAGCAGCGATTCAATTAATCGTCAAACGACTTATGACCAGCCACGCATCACGGCCGAATTGTGTTTAATCGTTCCAGCACGGCTAGTGAGCCATCTGACTCCTCCGCAAACGTTAACCCGAGAGGAAATCTGTCACCTGATTGACAATTGCGCCTATTTCTGTTGTCTTCCATCGAGAGATTTAGACTCTCTTGAACAGGACTTGCAAACTACCTCAGAGCCAATTCTTCCCGACAGTGAACGAGATGTTTACATTCGCATTCAAATTGAAGATGGAGGAAACATGATTGGCAACTCCAGTTGTTATGGACTGAAAAAACGCTTACCCCAGACAGAAACTCCCGTAATTCAGGAGTGCAAGCTTCTCGCCAACCTATCCGGCCGAGAGCATTTTAACCGCATCTAACCTCCCTCATTTTCTATGGATTGGAAAACCGCCTCCTCTTACTACACCAGCCGTCTCGATGACGCGCTGACGCTCTCTCAGCACGCGCTCAACCTGGCGAACTTACCCCAGGCGGAAGTTCCCAGAGACTTGAGAGAACAATTACAGCAAGAGGTGGAACCAACCCGACGACAACGCGATCGCCTCAAAAAAGGCGAATTTCGCATTGCCGTCGTTGGCTTAGAGAAAGCGGGAAAAAGCACCTTCATCAATGCTTGGCTGCAATGTGACTTACTTCCCGCCAAAGGGGGACGTTGCACCTTCACCACCACACAAATTTACTCGGTGGCCAGTGAAGCCGAACAACGGCTAGAAATCAAAGTCCGTAGCCAGGAACAATTCGAGACATTTTTGCAAGAGTTGGAACAAAGCGACGCCAAAGAAGATCTCAAAACCATTGATGCGAATCGGCAAACCTTGGCAGAAGTTCGACGGGGTGGGGACTTAACTGTTCCCTTTACCCGTCTCGAAGATATCCGGGAACCTCTCCAGCACTATGTCGCCAACGATCGCTACGCCTATGCTGTCTTAGAGGCGCGACTTTACACCAATCAACTGGCCCAAGCCGATGGAATTGTCTTTTATGACGTTCCCGGTTCCGACTCCGGCTTAGCCAAACACGTAGATGAAGCACAGGCGATTCTTGCCGATTGCGATGCGGTGATTGTCATTCAACGCTTTCGTAGTATCCGAGAAGCAGAACTCGAAATCATCCAATTTACCGAACAGGGAGATAAAAACATCAAAATTGCCGAGAAACTGTTTGTCTTTCTCAGTCATATTGATAGCCTCGGAAGTGCCGAAGCCTTGCAAACCCATATTGAGGAAGCCGCCGCCGACTGGCACAAACGGGCCAACTTACCCAAACATCGTATCGTGGCAGGGTCAGCGGGAGCCTATCTGGTGTTAAAT
Proteins encoded:
- a CDS encoding spermidine synthase, whose translation is MESNRPDSPNLIADDITRFQEDSDSQPWVPLGRSQRNLLLGATAICSACGLAVELLLGTLASYLVGNQALAYGVAVGGFLAAMGIGSYLSRFLVTQGDRSQQQEQLLRRFMQVELAIAPLSAFLPLGLFAIFVVDGPLWIGLSLVTLILGTLAGIEIPLLTRIFEQDDGVKDAIAGVLALDYAGALVGSLAFPVILLPWLGLFPSAAIIGAFPAVMVVILAQNFPSLRSWRLWGVVISLILIGFAPLAIPLSNTLEDNLYDAPIIARVRSPYQRIVLTRWRQDVRLFLDGDLQLSTIDEYRYHEALVHPAMSATPDPKRVLLLGAGDGMAAREVLKWPQVERLLLIDLDPEVVNLSRRHPFLKRVNQGALENPRLEVRIADAFLAAPALDEQFDVIIADFPDLDRPILAKPARILRFKSLIEA
- a CDS encoding RNA-guided endonuclease InsQ/TnpB family protein, giving the protein MLKVVKIRLYPNNQQKPSLEQSFGNCRWLWNYSLNLMNQTYQETGKGLSSYDIKKKIPRLKQEHEWLKLAYSQCLQQICINLGTAFNNFFEKRARYPRFKSKHGKQSIQYPQNVKVLENALKLPKIGEVKAVVHRPIEGEVKTVTVTKNRCDQYFASILFEDGKPNPDSSTEGKAVGVDLGLNHFAVTSDGSKFDNPRWMAKHERNLKRKQQDLSRKQKGSNNRNKARKKVARVHNKVARCREDFLHKLSRRIVDENQVICVENLNVKGMVKNPNLAKAISQVGWGMFLTMLKYKAEQEGKIYIEVDRFFPSSKTCNVCLNQIDSLPLEIRNWTCSNCGTSHDRDLNAAINLKEEGLRLLTCGTRGQAYCPDVRPNRRGRKKSTVGQSVG
- a CDS encoding DUF4178 domain-containing protein — translated: MLTFVWIFVVVVLVASAIFVIRQQQLKPVSHSPQLVPLERSIFTLQIGDIVEYMGEDWVVQGMLVYDDKGYQWQEYLLQDGDRIRWLGVEEDDQVQVTWLTPTDDLEITGTPPKHLQFEGNHYRCVESGEATMSRQGMTLNRSSKRCHYFDYQGPGYQVLTIEDWDGDIEVTVGTIIRPSELLLLPGDGQRVYE
- a CDS encoding dynamin family protein, which codes for MTQTVTTIFTEVKTRAKHLVQSWGKFRTDMEQYLPESYHEEIQTLSDGLDAALQRLLHDLSHPTLTLATTGTTSSGKSSLVNFLCGAEIMPVAVSEMSAGIVTIEHGPERLLVIHQTPDATWDWGEWRGLSDSEFQTRLYDVMLKFIDTRELQPDLSSPQFYIRYPFRIASELQLPLGAKIKLMDLPGLASVGDEANRKIIQQQSGKALCLVTYNSAETDQQKIKTLLEEVVAEVKKLGGSPSRMLFILNRIDVFRDDKTWPESEARFTTGTVDSIKQGLKRYLPEYQQQIDDIWVIKLSTLAALLSLQIQDQDRSVSNQACQTADQKFNSLIGDEILYDLPRNPGKWTEHDRDRVSRKLWHESHGGEFDEALKRHIAGNFPQLVLEELMAQFKEDGANAVIEWSQQTLQALLQSSKEKYEQEVERLKHIRHALEKFLDEGAKEIRRPFEELERKLKERLGDNQTPGGESDVIDPLETLPEKLGSIPRYSGLVEPLIPLKGWTRELRRDVNKVLESVASSLENQLVKLEGPVFNLVNYTHKKALEKNLKTLNTVGYGGSLARKGGIKKAKSDSDKENLRAINKSLNQLSVSLSRVLEDVIKQTYTLESGRVYTALSCLFTHYLDEMENGCHNIAPDYGINFPKHRLAQIDISRESPPVNLKSGFPITTTEEQEAYKVKKEGRLWWTLWLWKAVRYETRYRKRRVDNGKIPSAEEMLSDWDNQVGIAHMEIVERTGHWLLEQVNSLNANVAEVNREILDRYKSRLDEAHKNVQENQQQDETNLQLLQKQVATLSHELSCLSLSDIIDAEDN